AATTGTCGTGGTGCCTGATCGATATTCGCTTCGATGCGTTCAATTTTTTCCGTCGTCATGCCTCCACCTCCCGCTTTTTCGTCAAGTACACTTGCGTGACGGTAATCGCCGCGACGACGAGGAAGAAGATGACTGCTTTCGCCGAGCCGAGTCCGTAGTTATTATTCACAAACGATTCGGTATAGATGTTCAAAGCGAGCATCTCCGTCGATTTGAACGGCCCGCCGTTCGTCAGTGATAAGTTCGTATCGAATACTTTGAACGACCATGAGATGGTCAAGAACAGACAAATCGTGATCGACGGCATGATCATGGGGAGGGTGATATGACGAAGCATCTTCAACCGGTTTGCCCCGTCGATTTTAGCCGCTTCAAGTAAATCTGTCGGCACATTTTGGAGCGCCGCAATGTAAATGACCATGACATAGCCCCCACCTTGCCAAATGGCGACGATGACGATGCCCCAGAACGCCGTCTGAGCGTCACCTAGCCACGGCAGTTCGAACAGACTCCACCCGGTCAATGCACCGATTGATTCAAAGCCCTTCACATAGATAAACTGCCAAATGAACCCGAGAATAAGCCCGCCAATCAAGTTTGGCATGAAAAAGACGGTGCGCAGAATATTGCGCGTCTTAATATTCATCGTCAATAGTAAAGCCAATAGGAAGCCGACGATATTCGTCAGCACCACGGCCACGAGCGTATATTTCGTTGTGATCCAGAACGATGCGCGGAACTGTTCATCTTCAAATAAAATCCGATGGTAGTTGTCCAGTCCGACCATATTCAATTGCCCCGTCACACCGTTCCAATCTGTGAAACTGTAATAAATCCCGTTGAAAAATGGAATAAGCACGATTGCCACAAATGCCAAAAAGGCCGGACCAACGAATGCGATAAAACTCGCCGGCTTCTTCCAATTTCGTCTCCGTTTGATTCGTTTCGGTGTTTCTGTCATGTTCATCGCCTCCACTATCAACTTACCTTCCTGGACCAAAAATGAAAACGGATACATTTGACGGAAAGGGTGGAATATATTGCACTCAATGGGTGAATTCTACGAAGCGATGGGTTATGATAAACTCAATGACAACACGAACGAGTCTTCCCTAACGAAAGATTAAACCTTGATTCCGGGTCGATTCACGAATGAAATGTACTAAATAGGTTATAATGTTCGAAAGTGGAGGGATTTTATACATGACGACGATTAAACCGTTATCCGACCTAACAATTGCCCAACAAGCCGAGATGCTACCTGTCAAAGAGATTGCGGAAAAACTCGGTTTACAAGAAGATGACCTCGATCTATACGGGAAATATAAAGCCAAGTTATCATTCGATGTCATCGATCGGATGGCGACTCGAGAAGACGGGAAACTCATCCTCGTCACGGCGATCAATCCGACTCCAGCCGGCGAAGGAAAGTCGACCGTGACCGTCGGACTTGGACAAGCGTTGAATCAACTCGATAAACAAGCAATCGTTTGTCTACGTGAACCATCACTCGGTCCGACGATGGGCTTAAAAGGCGGTGCGGCCGGCGGCGGTTTCAGCCAAGTGTTGCCGATGGAAGACATCAACCTTCACTTCACAGGTGACATGCATGCGATCACTGCAGCTCATAACACGATCAGCGCCATGCTCGATAATCATCTTCATCAAGGGAACGACCTCGGGATCGACGTCCGTAAAATCGTTTGGAAACGTGTCCTCGACTTGAATGACCGTGCACTTCGTCACGTGACGATCGGCCTCGGCGGCAGTGCCCACGGGGTACCGCGTGAAGACGGATTTGACATTACCGTGGCGTCTGAAATCATGGCCATCCTCTGCCTCGCCGATTCGTTGACCGACCTCGAGGCACGCATCAAGCGCATCGTCGTCGCCTACGATCAAGACAACGAACCGATCACGGCCGAACAAATCGGGGCGGCTGGTGCCGCGACACTGTTGTTGAAAGAAGCATTCAAGCCGAACTTGGTGCAAACACTCGAACAGACGCCCGCGCTTGTTCATGGTGGTCCGTTCGCCAACATCGCTCACGGCTGCAACTCGTTGATTGCGACAAAAACTGCGCTCAAGCTCGGTGAATACGTCGTCACCGAAGCGGGATTCGGAGCCGACCTCGGTGCCGAGAAATTCTGTCACATCAAGTCACGCATCGGTAAATTAAATCCGGACGCCGTCGTCCTCGTGGCGACAGTCCGTGCCTTGAAAATGCATGGCGGCGTCGCCAAAGACCAACTCCACGTCGAGAACGTCGGAGCCGTCGGGAACGGATTAAAACTTCTCGCCAAACATGTCGAGACGATGGGGAAACTTGGCTTGCCGACCGTCGTCGCCCTCAACCGATTCAATTCAGACACGACCGAAGAGTTGGCGGCCGTCATCGACTGGTGTGAAGCGAACCACATTCGATTGGCGCTCAGTGAAGTGTGGTCAAACGGAGGCCAAGGCGGACGCGCGCTCGCCGAGGCCGTCATCGAGACGATTGAGTCGAATGAGAGTGCATTCACCCCGCTCTATGCGTTGACCGATTCGATCGAACAAAAAATCTTGACGATCGCCCGTGAAGTGTATGGGGCGGCCGACGTCACGTTCACCGCGACCGCAAAAAAACAAATGGCTCAAATCGAAGCGAACGGCTGGCAACACTTGCCGATTTGTATGGCGAAGACGCCGTTCTCGCTGTCAGACGACCCGACGAAACTCGGTTACCAGCACGGGTTCACTGTGACCGTAAGAGAGTTGAAACCGTCGGTCGGCGCTGGCTTCCTCGTCGCCTTGACAGGTAACGTCTTGACGATGCCGGGTCTGCCGAAACAACCGGCCGCCTTGAATATGGGGATTGATGAGACTGGGAAAGCGATTGGCTTATTCTAATCAAGACAACGGAGGGAGAGGGATGGACGTCACGGAACATACGTATGCGGACGGATACCGGACACAACTATTGCACGTCAAGGCCAGACAACCGATTGGAAATTGTTTCATTTTCCATGGGATGCTTGAACATCATCAACGTTATGTCGAATTCGCTGATTTTTTGTCAGAAATTGGTTTTAATGTGTTTCTGTGCGACCTTCGCGGCGCCGGTTCTTTGGCCCGAACCCAGTCCACTTACGCTCATCTATCTCCACACGAAGGATTTAATCAAATGGTCGACGACGCCATCTCGCTCCTCGATCATTACCAAGATGCATTGCCGACCATCGTCCTCGGCCATAGTTTCGGCTCACTGCTAGCACGCCGACTCGGCCAACAGTTAGGTCATCGCTTGGCAGGCGTCATCGCCGTCTCCCCGCCCCCGCATTCCGGATTGATTGGACGTGCCGGACTGTATGCGATCGATTGTGCCATCCGATTCAAAGGGAGCGCCCATGAGTCCCGGTTGTTCGAACGCTTATTGTTCGGACGGTATAACTTGAAATTCTTACCCGCCACGACCGAGAGCGATTGGATTTCGAGTGTCCCCGAGGAAGTGATCGCCTATGTGAACGACCCGGACTGTGGTGGCATTCCGACGCTCGGTTATTTACATGAGGTAGCAAAAGCGTCACTCGATGTGACCTCCGCCGCCCGGATTCAGGAGCATCCGAAAACACTCCCGATTTTATTCGTCGTAGGTGTCGATGATCCTGTCGTCCATGACGGAGAAGGACTCTCCGGAATCGTCCGCAAACATCAGGCCGCCGACATCGAATTGACCGTGCTGTCTTATGATCAGGCTCGCCATGAAGTGCTCCGTGAGCGCCAACGTCAAGATATCTGGACGGACATCGGCGACTGGATGCATCAAACGGTACAAATCGCAAAAAGAACCTCCATTTCCTAGGAGGTTCTTTTTATTTACCAAAAACATACAACAGCATTCTAATTCATTTACCTTTTTTGTAAATCAAATTCTTCTTTCCAATTTTTAAGTGCGCTATACTTAGACCGCACACTACAAAAATACATGTATGTTTATACGTATTCACCGAAAGGGGTAACACATTGAAGCCAACGATCACACGATTGAGCACGGCCGTCCTCATCTCTAGCACGGTGTTGAGTACGCTCGTCCCCGCTCATTCATATGCAGCAACATACGAAGGAACAGTCAATACCTCTATTTTAAACGTCCGATCTTCT
This sequence is a window from Exiguobacterium mexicanum. Protein-coding genes within it:
- a CDS encoding carbohydrate ABC transporter permease, coding for MTETPKRIKRRRNWKKPASFIAFVGPAFLAFVAIVLIPFFNGIYYSFTDWNGVTGQLNMVGLDNYHRILFEDEQFRASFWITTKYTLVAVVLTNIVGFLLALLLTMNIKTRNILRTVFFMPNLIGGLILGFIWQFIYVKGFESIGALTGWSLFELPWLGDAQTAFWGIVIVAIWQGGGYVMVIYIAALQNVPTDLLEAAKIDGANRLKMLRHITLPMIMPSITICLFLTISWSFKVFDTNLSLTNGGPFKSTEMLALNIYTESFVNNNYGLGSAKAVIFFLVVAAITVTQVYLTKKREVEA
- a CDS encoding formate--tetrahydrofolate ligase — protein: MTTIKPLSDLTIAQQAEMLPVKEIAEKLGLQEDDLDLYGKYKAKLSFDVIDRMATREDGKLILVTAINPTPAGEGKSTVTVGLGQALNQLDKQAIVCLREPSLGPTMGLKGGAAGGGFSQVLPMEDINLHFTGDMHAITAAHNTISAMLDNHLHQGNDLGIDVRKIVWKRVLDLNDRALRHVTIGLGGSAHGVPREDGFDITVASEIMAILCLADSLTDLEARIKRIVVAYDQDNEPITAEQIGAAGAATLLLKEAFKPNLVQTLEQTPALVHGGPFANIAHGCNSLIATKTALKLGEYVVTEAGFGADLGAEKFCHIKSRIGKLNPDAVVLVATVRALKMHGGVAKDQLHVENVGAVGNGLKLLAKHVETMGKLGLPTVVALNRFNSDTTEELAAVIDWCEANHIRLALSEVWSNGGQGGRALAEAVIETIESNESAFTPLYALTDSIEQKILTIAREVYGAADVTFTATAKKQMAQIEANGWQHLPICMAKTPFSLSDDPTKLGYQHGFTVTVRELKPSVGAGFLVALTGNVLTMPGLPKQPAALNMGIDETGKAIGLF
- a CDS encoding alpha/beta fold hydrolase: MDVTEHTYADGYRTQLLHVKARQPIGNCFIFHGMLEHHQRYVEFADFLSEIGFNVFLCDLRGAGSLARTQSTYAHLSPHEGFNQMVDDAISLLDHYQDALPTIVLGHSFGSLLARRLGQQLGHRLAGVIAVSPPPHSGLIGRAGLYAIDCAIRFKGSAHESRLFERLLFGRYNLKFLPATTESDWISSVPEEVIAYVNDPDCGGIPTLGYLHEVAKASLDVTSAARIQEHPKTLPILFVVGVDDPVVHDGEGLSGIVRKHQAADIELTVLSYDQARHEVLRERQRQDIWTDIGDWMHQTVQIAKRTSIS